The proteins below are encoded in one region of Micromonospora pisi:
- a CDS encoding ATP-binding cassette domain-containing protein — protein sequence MITARGLNKRYGEKLAVDDLSFEVRPGTVTGFLGPNGAGKSTTMRLMLGLDRGSGETLFDGRRFGTIKHPMREIGAVLEAKAFHPTRTARNHLRMLAAGSGIPASRADEVLEFVGLSDVKRKQPKGFSLGMAQRLGLAQALLGDPGTLILDEPANGLDPHGIHWLRDVLRSLAAEDRTIFVSSHLLSEMSLMADQLVVIGRGKMIYNGDVDGFVRKFTQTSVLVRTPQAEQLADALRGVDRVTVDALGDGALRVGGADPAAIGEVAYHAGVMLHELTPQTASLEAAFITATGASEEYVAHEPTGASPPSGPPAAGHGTYGGVA from the coding sequence ATGATCACCGCTCGCGGCTTGAACAAGCGGTACGGCGAAAAGCTCGCCGTCGACGACCTCTCCTTCGAGGTACGCCCAGGCACCGTCACCGGCTTCCTCGGTCCCAACGGGGCGGGCAAGTCCACCACCATGCGACTGATGCTGGGTCTGGACCGTGGCTCCGGAGAGACGCTGTTCGACGGTCGCCGGTTCGGCACCATCAAGCATCCGATGCGCGAGATCGGCGCGGTACTCGAGGCGAAGGCATTCCACCCCACCCGCACCGCGCGCAACCACCTGCGCATGCTCGCGGCCGGCAGTGGCATCCCGGCCTCCCGAGCCGACGAGGTGCTCGAGTTCGTCGGCCTGTCCGACGTGAAACGCAAGCAGCCCAAGGGCTTCTCGCTGGGCATGGCCCAGCGGCTCGGCCTCGCGCAGGCGCTGCTCGGCGACCCCGGCACGCTGATCCTCGACGAGCCGGCCAACGGTCTGGACCCGCACGGCATCCACTGGCTGCGCGATGTGCTCAGGTCGTTGGCCGCCGAGGACCGCACCATCTTCGTCTCCAGCCATCTGCTGTCGGAGATGTCGCTGATGGCCGACCAGTTGGTGGTCATCGGGCGCGGCAAAATGATCTACAACGGTGACGTTGACGGTTTTGTCAGGAAGTTCACCCAGACGAGCGTCCTGGTCCGGACGCCGCAGGCCGAGCAACTCGCGGACGCGCTGCGTGGGGTCGACCGCGTCACCGTCGACGCTCTCGGCGACGGAGCGCTGCGGGTCGGCGGTGCCGACCCGGCCGCCATCGGCGAGGTGGCCTACCACGCTGGCGTCATGCTGCACGAGCTGACTCCCCAGACGGCGTCGCTGGAAGCGGCCTTCATCACCGCGACCGGCGCGTCCGAGGAGTACGTGGCGCACGAGCCCACCGGCGCGTCGCCGCCATCCGGGCCGCCCGCGGCCGGCCACGGCACGTACGGGGGTGTCGCATGA
- a CDS encoding RNA polymerase sigma factor, producing the protein MDGVLLRSLTPGVLGILVRRGADFAAAEDAVQDALVEAVRVWPADPPRDPKGWLVTVAWRRFLDATRADAARRRREDLLDEEPTPGPAPMVDDTLQLYFLCAHPSLTPSSAVALTLRAVGGLTTRQIAQAYLVPEATMAQRISRAKRTVSGVRFNQPGDVATVLRVLYLVYNEGYSGDVDLAAEAIRLTRQLAAAIDHPEVAGLLALMLLHHARRAARTAPDGSLVPLAEQDRGRWDTESIAEGVGILQAALARDRLGEFQAQAAIAALHADAPTAEETDWVQVVEWYDELARLTDNPVVRLNRAVAVGEADGPRAGLAALVALDDSLPRHTAVAAHLHERDGDLTTAARLYAEAARRAPNLAERDHLTRQAARLNARGHR; encoded by the coding sequence TTGGACGGGGTTCTGCTACGGAGCCTCACGCCGGGTGTGCTCGGGATCCTCGTCCGCCGCGGAGCCGACTTCGCGGCGGCCGAGGACGCCGTGCAGGACGCGCTGGTCGAGGCGGTCCGCGTCTGGCCGGCCGACCCGCCTCGGGACCCGAAGGGCTGGCTGGTCACCGTGGCCTGGCGGCGGTTCCTCGACGCGACCCGGGCGGACGCCGCCCGCCGCCGGCGTGAGGATCTCCTCGACGAGGAGCCGACGCCCGGGCCCGCGCCCATGGTGGACGACACGCTCCAGCTCTATTTCCTGTGCGCCCACCCGTCGCTGACGCCGTCGTCCGCGGTCGCGCTCACGCTGCGCGCTGTCGGTGGGCTGACCACCCGCCAGATCGCACAGGCGTACCTGGTGCCCGAGGCGACCATGGCGCAGCGCATCAGCCGGGCCAAGCGCACCGTCTCCGGTGTGCGGTTCAACCAGCCCGGCGACGTCGCCACCGTGCTACGCGTCCTCTACCTGGTCTACAACGAGGGCTACTCGGGCGACGTCGACCTCGCCGCCGAGGCCATCCGGCTCACCCGGCAGCTCGCGGCCGCGATCGACCACCCCGAGGTGGCGGGACTGCTCGCCCTCATGCTGCTCCACCACGCCCGGCGCGCCGCCCGGACCGCGCCTGACGGCAGCCTGGTGCCGCTCGCCGAGCAGGACCGCGGTCGGTGGGACACCGAGTCGATCGCCGAGGGCGTCGGGATCCTGCAGGCGGCCCTCGCCCGCGACCGGCTGGGCGAGTTCCAGGCCCAGGCCGCCATAGCCGCACTCCACGCCGACGCGCCCACCGCCGAGGAGACTGACTGGGTACAGGTCGTCGAGTGGTACGACGAGCTCGCGCGCCTGACCGACAACCCCGTCGTACGGCTCAACCGCGCGGTGGCCGTCGGCGAGGCCGACGGACCGCGCGCCGGCCTGGCAGCACTCGTGGCGCTGGACGACTCACTGCCCCGCCACACCGCGGTCGCGGCGCACCTCCACGAGCGCGACGGCGACCTGACGACGGCGGCACGGCTGTACGCCGAGGCGGCCCGGAGGGCACCCAACCTCGCCGAGCGCGACCACCTGACACGCCAGGCCGCTCGGCTCAACGCCCGTGGGCATCGCTGA
- a CDS encoding DUF1996 domain-containing protein, whose protein sequence is MSYTSFREPEASPPPSRPGLLRRLARDRRSMAASVAAVVIVVAAAVVYLADAATKPEVSNAANALVDTPPSAAQAEALGASPSASVSASVTPSAAATASAATAPKIPRTGWVPVDNTAWKAQVSAYNALKVDPVPAGVGNLPEFRADCQYSHSLPDDPIVAPGLPGASHMHSFVGNKAVDANTVAEDLTKFTATSCKPVQDHSAYWVPTLYDNATGKPVETTGFRVYYRSHMSNSTGQMPMPNGLRMITGDAKKKKPTPRGATGQFYCAFYGPGDLDGIARSTNGNWPICGGDATLHFMMQFPDCWDGKHLDSPNHKDHVAYGAGNTCPRSHPVKIPAITFDIRYGAKGTPAGYYLSSDKEGKSASSMHGDAFVMWDVDTMNKRTKNCVLQRRTCDNYGYQK, encoded by the coding sequence GTGTCGTACACCTCGTTCCGCGAACCCGAAGCAAGCCCACCGCCGTCCCGTCCGGGCCTCCTGCGGCGGCTCGCCCGGGACAGGCGGAGCATGGCCGCCAGCGTGGCCGCCGTCGTGATCGTCGTCGCGGCCGCAGTCGTGTACCTCGCCGACGCCGCCACCAAACCCGAAGTGTCGAACGCGGCCAACGCCCTCGTGGACACCCCACCGTCGGCCGCGCAGGCGGAGGCGCTCGGCGCGTCGCCGTCCGCCTCCGTCTCAGCCTCCGTGACGCCGTCCGCAGCCGCTACGGCTTCGGCCGCTACCGCTCCGAAGATCCCCAGGACCGGCTGGGTCCCGGTTGACAACACGGCGTGGAAGGCGCAGGTCAGCGCGTACAACGCGTTGAAGGTCGACCCCGTTCCGGCCGGCGTGGGCAACCTCCCGGAGTTCCGGGCGGACTGTCAGTACAGTCACTCGCTGCCGGACGACCCGATTGTCGCCCCCGGCCTGCCCGGCGCCTCGCACATGCACTCTTTCGTCGGCAACAAGGCCGTCGACGCGAACACCGTGGCCGAGGACCTGACGAAGTTCACGGCCACCTCCTGCAAGCCGGTCCAGGACCACTCCGCCTACTGGGTGCCGACGCTCTACGACAACGCGACCGGCAAGCCGGTCGAGACCACGGGCTTCCGGGTCTACTACCGCTCGCACATGTCGAACTCGACGGGCCAGATGCCGATGCCCAACGGTCTGCGCATGATCACCGGCGACGCCAAGAAGAAGAAACCGACGCCGCGCGGCGCGACCGGCCAGTTCTACTGCGCCTTCTACGGCCCCGGCGACCTCGACGGCATCGCCCGCAGCACCAACGGCAACTGGCCCATCTGTGGCGGGGACGCCACGCTGCACTTCATGATGCAGTTCCCGGACTGCTGGGACGGCAAGCACCTGGACAGCCCCAACCACAAGGACCATGTGGCGTACGGCGCCGGCAACACCTGCCCACGCAGTCACCCGGTGAAGATCCCGGCAATCACCTTCGACATCCGGTACGGGGCCAAGGGCACCCCGGCGGGCTACTACCTCTCCTCGGACAAGGAGGGTAAGAGCGCCTCGTCGATGCACGGTGACGCGTTTGTGATGTGGGACGTCGACACCATGAACAAGCGCACCAAAAACTGCGTTCTCCAGCGCCGGACCTGCGACAACTACGGATACCAGAAGTAA
- a CDS encoding aldehyde dehydrogenase — protein MIMRDKLYIGGTWTAPSSPDLLDIRSPHDQSLVGRSVQAYPVDVDRAVSAARRAFDEGPWPRTSPKERQELIIRLNGLREARADEIAELITKERGNPHWFNKAGQAGLTRQALGYLKAAREFGWEETLEPSVPGASFRSVVRREPTGVVAAVIPWNSPYSAALAKLIPALLAGCTVVLKTSPENSLSMMVLAEIFDELGLPEGVVSILPADRETSEYLVAHPGVDKISFTGSTRAGRAIAAVAGQQLKRVGLELGGKSAMIILPDADLKQVVPSLKFSSLANNGEACIAQTRILAPRARYEEIVAELKDLLESLKVGDPSDQDTFVGPLVRADQQERVRDYIRLAVEEGARLVTGGPESPEGLERGNYVKPTLFADVDNSMRIAREEVFGPVLVVIPYEDEEEAVRIANDSEYGLSGGVWTADDAHGLEIARRVRTGTFTVNGAPIGFDGPFGGFKTSGVGREYGAAGLTGYVEQKTITVPA, from the coding sequence ATGATCATGCGCGACAAGCTCTACATCGGTGGCACCTGGACCGCCCCGAGCAGCCCCGACCTGCTCGACATCCGCTCGCCCCACGACCAGTCGCTGGTCGGCCGTTCGGTACAGGCGTACCCGGTCGACGTGGACCGCGCGGTGTCCGCGGCGCGCCGGGCGTTCGACGAGGGCCCCTGGCCGCGTACCTCCCCGAAGGAGCGGCAGGAACTGATCATTCGGCTCAACGGGTTGCGGGAGGCACGCGCCGACGAGATCGCCGAACTGATCACGAAGGAGCGCGGCAACCCGCACTGGTTCAACAAGGCGGGGCAGGCCGGACTCACCCGGCAGGCGCTCGGCTACCTCAAGGCCGCCCGCGAGTTCGGCTGGGAGGAGACCCTCGAACCCTCCGTTCCCGGCGCGTCCTTCCGCAGCGTCGTACGCCGCGAACCGACCGGCGTGGTCGCCGCGGTCATCCCATGGAACTCGCCCTACTCCGCCGCGCTGGCCAAACTGATCCCCGCGCTCCTGGCGGGCTGCACGGTCGTGCTCAAGACATCGCCCGAGAACTCGCTGAGCATGATGGTGCTGGCGGAGATCTTCGACGAGCTGGGTCTGCCCGAGGGCGTGGTCAGCATCCTTCCCGCCGACCGCGAGACCAGCGAGTACCTGGTCGCTCATCCCGGCGTCGACAAGATCTCCTTCACCGGCTCCACCCGGGCGGGCCGGGCGATCGCGGCCGTCGCGGGTCAGCAGCTCAAGCGGGTGGGGCTGGAACTCGGCGGGAAGTCGGCGATGATCATCCTGCCCGACGCGGACCTCAAGCAGGTCGTACCGTCGCTGAAGTTCTCCTCCCTGGCCAACAACGGCGAGGCGTGCATCGCGCAGACCCGGATCCTCGCCCCACGCGCCCGGTACGAGGAGATCGTCGCCGAGCTCAAGGACCTGCTGGAGAGCCTCAAGGTCGGTGACCCGTCGGACCAGGACACCTTCGTCGGCCCGCTGGTCCGGGCAGACCAGCAGGAGCGCGTACGTGACTACATCCGCCTCGCGGTCGAGGAGGGTGCGCGGCTGGTGACCGGTGGCCCGGAGTCCCCGGAGGGACTGGAACGGGGCAACTACGTCAAGCCGACGCTCTTCGCCGACGTCGACAACTCCATGCGGATCGCCCGCGAGGAGGTCTTCGGTCCGGTCCTCGTGGTGATCCCGTACGAGGACGAGGAGGAAGCGGTCCGCATCGCCAACGACTCCGAGTACGGTCTCAGCGGCGGGGTCTGGACCGCCGACGACGCCCACGGCCTGGAGATCGCCCGACGGGTGCGTACCGGCACGTTCACGGTCAACGGGGCCCCGATCGGCTTCGACGGTCCGTTCGGCGGCTTCAAGACCAGCGGCGTCGGCCGGGAGTACGGTGCGGCCGGCCTGACCGGGTACGTCGAGCAGAAGACCATCACCGTCCCCGCCTGA
- a CDS encoding D-2-hydroxyacid dehydrogenase family protein has translation MAVQVVVLDDYQNAAREFGGWERLGERVELTVLTEHVDDPDVLVQRLAHAEVVVAMRERTPFPEAVLDRLPRLRLLVTTGMANVAIDVSAAKRRGVTVTGTRGVGTGTAELTWALILALVRQVPAESQRVRTGGWQSTIGGDLAGHTLGVVGLGRLGAQVATVGRAFGMQIVAWSQNLRPEHAAELGVRAVSKEELFADSDIVTVHLQLSDRTRGLIGEAELRSMRPDAYLVNTSRGPIIDEAALLTAVREGWIGGAGLDVFDVEPLPADHPLRTAPNTVLTPHLGYVTRETYRVFYGDAVEDIDAFLAGSPVRVL, from the coding sequence ATGGCCGTTCAGGTCGTGGTGCTCGATGACTACCAGAACGCGGCACGCGAGTTCGGTGGCTGGGAGAGGCTCGGTGAGCGGGTCGAGTTGACCGTTCTCACCGAGCACGTCGACGACCCCGACGTTCTCGTCCAACGGCTCGCGCACGCCGAGGTCGTGGTGGCGATGCGGGAACGGACCCCCTTCCCCGAGGCCGTACTCGACCGACTGCCCCGGCTACGTCTGCTGGTCACCACCGGGATGGCCAACGTCGCCATCGACGTGTCGGCGGCCAAGCGACGGGGCGTCACCGTGACCGGCACCCGTGGGGTGGGCACCGGCACCGCCGAACTCACCTGGGCCCTGATCCTGGCACTCGTACGTCAGGTTCCGGCCGAGTCACAGCGGGTGCGGACCGGCGGCTGGCAGAGCACGATCGGCGGCGACCTGGCCGGGCACACTCTCGGCGTGGTCGGGTTGGGTCGACTCGGCGCCCAGGTGGCGACGGTCGGTCGGGCGTTCGGGATGCAGATCGTGGCCTGGAGTCAGAACCTCCGGCCCGAACACGCCGCCGAACTGGGCGTACGCGCGGTGAGCAAGGAGGAGCTGTTCGCGGATTCGGACATCGTGACCGTCCACCTCCAGCTCAGCGACCGGACCCGGGGCCTGATCGGCGAGGCCGAGCTGCGCTCGATGCGCCCGGACGCGTACCTGGTCAACACCTCACGGGGCCCGATCATCGACGAAGCCGCCCTGCTCACCGCGGTACGGGAGGGCTGGATCGGCGGCGCCGGGCTGGACGTCTTCGACGTGGAACCACTGCCCGCCGACCACCCGCTCCGCACGGCGCCGAACACGGTGCTGACCCCGCACCTCGGCTACGTCACCCGGGAGACCTACCGGGTGTTCTACGGCGACGCGGTGGAGGACATCGACGCCTTCCTCGCCGGAAGTCCGGTGCGGGTGCTCTGA
- a CDS encoding Fur family transcriptional regulator gives MTSDFETQLRAVSLRVTRPRLAVLTALRDHPHVDTDTVIALVRTEHPTVSHQAVYDVLRALTDAGLVRRIQPAGATARYESRVADNHHHVVCRSCGAIADVDCAVGHSPCLTASDDHGFVVDEAEVVYWGTCPDCATERTPQRFASSEGSK, from the coding sequence GTGACGTCGGACTTCGAGACGCAGCTACGGGCGGTCTCGTTGCGCGTGACCCGGCCACGGTTGGCGGTGCTCACCGCACTGCGCGACCACCCGCACGTCGACACCGACACGGTGATCGCGCTGGTACGGACGGAACATCCCACAGTCTCCCACCAGGCGGTATACGACGTGCTACGTGCGCTCACCGACGCCGGTCTGGTGCGGCGCATCCAACCTGCCGGTGCGACCGCGCGCTACGAGTCCCGGGTCGCGGACAACCACCACCATGTCGTCTGCCGCTCCTGTGGTGCGATCGCCGACGTCGACTGCGCCGTCGGCCACTCTCCCTGTCTCACCGCCTCGGACGACCACGGTTTCGTGGTCGACGAGGCGGAGGTCGTCTACTGGGGCACCTGCCCCGACTGCGCGACCGAACGCACGCCCCAGCGATTCGCCAGCTCGGAAGGAAGCAAATGA
- a CDS encoding heme-degrading domain-containing protein, which produces MTPELQEQEQRLQFDRFDHDDAWDLGNRLVGLARERGHAVTVDIRLGDQQLFHYAFPGTSADNDDWIERKIRVVRRFGHSSYLVGQTYRDRGTTFEEQSHFETALYAAHGGCFPIILRGTGPVGTVTVSGLPQLDDHRLVVEAIGLFLDAKGSEEQSVS; this is translated from the coding sequence GTGACGCCAGAGCTTCAGGAGCAGGAGCAACGCCTCCAGTTCGACCGCTTTGACCATGACGACGCCTGGGACCTGGGAAATCGTCTGGTCGGGCTGGCCAGAGAGCGCGGCCATGCTGTCACCGTCGACATCCGCCTGGGCGACCAACAGCTCTTCCACTACGCGTTTCCCGGCACCTCCGCCGACAACGACGACTGGATCGAACGGAAGATCCGCGTCGTCCGTCGGTTCGGACACAGCTCCTACCTCGTCGGCCAGACCTACCGAGACCGCGGCACCACCTTCGAGGAACAGTCCCACTTCGAAACCGCCCTGTACGCCGCGCACGGCGGCTGCTTCCCGATCATCCTCAGGGGCACCGGCCCGGTCGGCACCGTCACCGTCTCGGGCCTGCCCCAGCTCGACGACCACCGCCTTGTCGTCGAGGCCATCGGACTCTTCCTGGACGCCAAGGGCTCCGAGGAGCAGTCTGTCTCGTGA
- a CDS encoding winged helix-turn-helix transcriptional regulator: MNHSATETCGTRDVYAAACPCREMLDLLANKWSALALGALEQGPQRFGAIRARLQGISPKVLTHTLRRLEDHGLVDRTVYPAVPLHVEYALTALGRDACEPLAHLRTWVEQNIDRFPG; the protein is encoded by the coding sequence ATGAACCACAGCGCCACCGAGACCTGCGGGACCCGCGACGTCTACGCCGCCGCCTGCCCCTGCCGGGAGATGCTCGACCTGCTCGCGAACAAGTGGAGCGCCCTCGCCCTCGGCGCGCTCGAGCAGGGGCCGCAGCGCTTCGGCGCGATCCGCGCCCGCCTACAGGGCATCAGCCCCAAGGTGCTCACCCACACCCTCCGGCGCCTCGAAGACCACGGCCTGGTCGACCGGACCGTCTACCCCGCCGTGCCACTGCACGTCGAGTACGCGCTCACCGCCCTCGGGCGGGACGCCTGCGAACCCCTGGCGCACCTGCGTACCTGGGTCGAGCAGAACATCGACCGCTTTCCCGGGTGA
- a CDS encoding YciI family protein, which yields MAKYLLLKHYRGAPAPANDVPMEQWTPEEISAHVQYMRDFAARLEGTGEFVDNQALAPEGMFVRYDGEGRPPATDGPFVETKDLIAGWMVIDVDSYERAIELAGELSAAPGAGGKPIHEWLELRPFLGEACTITE from the coding sequence ATGGCCAAGTATTTGCTGCTCAAGCACTACCGCGGCGCCCCGGCTCCGGCCAACGACGTACCCATGGAGCAGTGGACGCCGGAGGAGATCTCGGCCCACGTGCAGTACATGCGCGACTTCGCGGCCCGACTCGAGGGGACCGGCGAGTTCGTCGACAATCAGGCGCTCGCCCCCGAGGGGATGTTCGTCCGGTACGACGGCGAGGGTCGCCCGCCGGCCACCGACGGCCCATTCGTGGAGACCAAGGACCTCATCGCCGGCTGGATGGTGATCGACGTCGACAGCTACGAGCGCGCCATCGAGCTGGCCGGGGAGCTGTCGGCCGCCCCCGGGGCGGGCGGGAAGCCGATCCACGAGTGGCTCGAGCTGCGCCCGTTCCTGGGCGAGGCATGCACAATCACGGAATGA
- a CDS encoding ABC transporter permease: MSDALRFEWVRLRTLRSTYWLIASALVLNATAAFLVAFVTRDDPLDNDIVGTAITSGGANPPVPLAAVFIAVIGILATGHEYRYGTIQPTLTAIPRRSTVLVAKIIVVAAVATAFAVVSMIANVAVGTVFWGEFPDLTSHPLDEALPGYLILVLLWGVLGTVLGQLFRGVASPLILILAVPLVVEQLIFRLSFVPALDWLQPAVKFLPFLAGQQLVNLSGEAGGTTVAGSGFELFDRWAAGGVFATFVAIILIAARTLFERRDA, translated from the coding sequence ATGAGCGACGCGCTTCGGTTCGAGTGGGTGCGGCTGCGCACCCTGCGCTCCACGTACTGGCTGATCGCCTCGGCGCTGGTCCTCAACGCCACCGCCGCGTTCCTGGTCGCGTTCGTGACCCGCGACGACCCGTTGGACAACGACATCGTCGGCACGGCGATCACCAGCGGCGGCGCGAATCCGCCGGTGCCACTCGCGGCGGTCTTCATTGCCGTCATCGGCATCCTCGCCACCGGTCACGAGTACCGGTACGGCACGATCCAGCCGACCCTGACAGCGATCCCGCGGCGCTCGACCGTGCTCGTAGCCAAGATCATCGTTGTGGCGGCGGTCGCGACAGCCTTCGCGGTGGTGTCCATGATCGCCAACGTCGCAGTGGGAACGGTCTTCTGGGGCGAGTTCCCGGATCTGACCAGTCACCCGCTCGATGAGGCGCTGCCGGGGTATCTCATCCTGGTGCTTCTCTGGGGGGTGTTGGGCACGGTCCTGGGACAGCTGTTCCGTGGCGTGGCGTCACCGTTGATCCTGATCCTGGCGGTTCCACTGGTTGTCGAACAACTGATCTTCAGACTGTCGTTCGTTCCGGCGCTGGACTGGTTGCAACCGGCAGTCAAGTTCCTTCCGTTCCTCGCCGGTCAACAGTTGGTCAACCTCAGCGGAGAGGCCGGCGGCACCACCGTGGCCGGGTCCGGGTTCGAGCTGTTCGACCGGTGGGCCGCCGGTGGCGTCTTCGCCACGTTCGTCGCGATCATCCTCATCGCCGCCCGGACCTTGTTCGAGCGCCGCGACGCCTGA
- a CDS encoding amphi-Trp domain-containing protein, which produces MEIYEDAREVSRADLAAWLRQLASQLETGGQLFYGAAGAVTVADQVRCELEIERESDTEISVEIEFSWTTPAPAEAPESSDEAEATEKDEEAKDAEEKTPEEKTPESDAKPTEAA; this is translated from the coding sequence ATGGAAATCTACGAGGACGCCCGTGAGGTATCGCGGGCCGATCTGGCCGCGTGGTTGCGTCAGCTGGCGAGCCAGCTGGAGACCGGTGGACAGCTCTTCTACGGTGCCGCCGGTGCGGTGACCGTCGCCGACCAGGTCCGGTGCGAGCTGGAGATCGAGCGGGAGAGCGACACGGAGATCTCGGTCGAGATCGAGTTCTCCTGGACCACCCCCGCGCCGGCCGAGGCCCCCGAATCGTCCGACGAGGCGGAGGCTACGGAGAAGGACGAGGAAGCGAAGGACGCGGAGGAGAAGACCCCGGAGGAGAAGACCCCGGAGAGCGACGCCAAGCCCACCGAAGCGGCATAG
- a CDS encoding TetR/AcrR family transcriptional regulator, with translation MRADAVRNLDAVLHTGARLLADDPATSIATIAAQAGVDRRTVYRRFPTRDALLSAVYVAKLDASEKVLDEARLTEAPVVVALHRYVESIIPVSRQWPLHLRRLIRQDPEAAERADAQTGRLRDFLARAVDEGLIRADLPDGWALATLGRLVDNAAHDFADLAPGRAADVVVSTFLDGVGKR, from the coding sequence ATGAGAGCCGATGCCGTACGCAATCTGGACGCAGTCCTGCACACCGGTGCACGACTACTCGCGGACGACCCGGCGACGAGCATCGCGACGATCGCGGCGCAGGCGGGCGTCGACCGGCGCACCGTCTACCGACGCTTCCCGACCCGGGACGCGCTCCTGTCCGCCGTCTACGTGGCAAAACTCGACGCCTCGGAGAAGGTGCTCGACGAGGCCCGACTCACCGAGGCTCCGGTCGTCGTGGCGCTGCACCGCTACGTCGAATCGATCATCCCGGTCAGCCGTCAGTGGCCCCTGCACCTGCGCCGCCTGATCCGACAGGACCCGGAGGCGGCCGAGCGGGCCGACGCGCAGACCGGCCGCCTGCGCGACTTCCTCGCCCGCGCGGTCGACGAGGGCCTGATCCGAGCGGACCTCCCGGACGGCTGGGCCCTGGCCACGCTCGGTCGACTCGTGGACAACGCGGCGCACGACTTCGCCGACCTCGCGCCGGGCCGGGCCGCCGACGTGGTCGTCTCCACCTTCCTCGACGGAGTCGGAAAGCGCTGA
- a CDS encoding sensor histidine kinase: MRYRRADLAWASLLAASAGLSMSEALAAGGGWLPLVMIMLAYPAGRRMASLALALWVFTAVAFIGLALAFWRSPEPSSTWLTLVMGAFVTSVLPWWVGRYRRLRAEQRERDHGIVAEQARLRERARIAQDMHDSLGHELALIALHGGALELAADLTDAQRRAAGELRAGAVRATDRLHDIVQVLGSTDAAALQPADESIDDLVRRAAGAGLRVRLQHDEPVPGWSPMTRLAAHRVVQESLTNAARYAPDATVTVTLARHGAGTLVEVANEAPAQPAGGSGTGQGLIGLDERVRLVGGRLDAGPRPGGGWSVSAVLPDDAGPRADDGGQSGFALRVSNRLTRRRQLQTAALPLGVGLALVAGLAVVQLLTVMRTGLPDDQYDQLRLGRPRAEIEPLLPPREFGEAPRVIAEPPTGASCVYYQAGTGLVTNVDHLYRLCFADGVLVSKDRLERA, from the coding sequence GTGCGATACCGGCGAGCCGACCTGGCCTGGGCCTCGCTGCTGGCGGCGTCGGCCGGGCTGTCCATGTCGGAGGCGCTGGCCGCTGGCGGCGGTTGGCTGCCGCTGGTGATGATCATGCTGGCCTACCCGGCCGGCCGGCGGATGGCCTCGCTCGCGCTCGCGCTGTGGGTGTTCACCGCTGTGGCGTTCATCGGCCTCGCGCTCGCGTTCTGGCGCTCACCCGAGCCCAGCTCGACCTGGCTCACGCTGGTGATGGGCGCGTTCGTCACCTCGGTGCTGCCTTGGTGGGTCGGCCGGTACCGGCGACTGCGCGCGGAGCAGCGCGAGCGGGACCACGGCATCGTTGCCGAGCAGGCCCGGCTGCGCGAGCGGGCCCGGATCGCGCAGGACATGCACGACTCGCTCGGGCATGAACTGGCCCTGATCGCGCTGCACGGTGGTGCGCTGGAGCTGGCGGCGGACCTCACCGACGCGCAGCGCCGGGCCGCCGGCGAGCTGCGGGCCGGCGCGGTCCGGGCGACGGACCGGCTGCACGACATCGTCCAGGTGCTCGGTAGCACGGACGCCGCCGCCCTGCAGCCGGCGGACGAGAGCATCGACGACCTGGTCCGGCGGGCCGCCGGGGCCGGACTGCGGGTGCGGCTCCAGCACGACGAGCCGGTCCCCGGGTGGTCGCCGATGACCAGGCTCGCGGCCCACCGGGTGGTCCAGGAGTCGCTGACCAACGCGGCCCGGTACGCACCCGACGCCACGGTGACCGTCACGCTCGCCCGGCACGGCGCCGGCACCCTCGTCGAGGTCGCGAACGAGGCACCGGCGCAGCCGGCCGGCGGTAGCGGCACCGGGCAGGGACTGATCGGGCTGGACGAGCGGGTCCGGCTGGTCGGTGGCCGACTGGACGCCGGCCCACGACCCGGCGGCGGCTGGTCGGTGAGCGCGGTGCTACCCGATGACGCCGGGCCACGGGCCGACGACGGTGGCCAGTCCGGCTTCGCACTGCGAGTCAGCAACCGGCTGACCCGGCGCCGGCAGCTGCAGACCGCCGCGCTGCCGCTGGGCGTCGGGCTCGCGCTGGTCGCGGGGCTTGCCGTCGTACAGCTGCTCACCGTGATGCGGACCGGACTTCCGGACGATCAGTACGACCAGCTGCGGCTCGGCCGCCCCCGGGCGGAGATCGAGCCGCTGCTGCCGCCGCGCGAGTTCGGCGAGGCACCGCGAGTGATCGCCGAGCCGCCGACCGGCGCGAGCTGCGTCTACTACCAGGCCGGAACCGGTCTGGTAACAAACGTGGACCACCTCTACCGGCTCTGCTTCGCCGACGGCGTGCTGGTATCGAAGGACCGCCTGGAGCGGGCGTAG